In Mycolicibacterium nivoides, the DNA window AGACGATGACACTCCATTGTTGGGCGTAGCCGAGGTCGTCCTCGAGGGTGACCGCGGCGACACCGGTCGAGCTGATCACGGCGCCGGGGTTTTTCGGCAGGGGCTGCTGCTGATCCTGGTTGGCCCAGCACGTTTGAAGCAATGCGCGCTGATCGGCGGTGACGGTCAGGGCCTTCTCGACACATTGCAGTGCGAAATTGCCGACCAGTTCGGTGCGGTTGATTTGCTTGCGGGCTGGGCCGTCCACGTCGGTGGGCTCGTTGAAGATCCATCCCCAGATCGTGGAGATCGCAACGATGGAGCAGGACGCGACCGCCACGACGAGGAACGCGAGGCCAATCCAGCCGCCGGTGGTGTCGATGCGACGTTGCCAGGTCTTGGTGGGCATTGGTTGTGCCGCCTTCCTTGATGGTTAGGAGGGGATGGGTTGGTGGCCTTCGACGGTGATCGAGGACACGGCGAATGTGTTGTCGACTGGGTCGGTTTCGGTCGGGCCTCCCGGCATTCCCGGGAAGCCGGGAAGCGGGGCGGTCGAGGACTCCGGCGGCGTACCGAGCGGAGCCCCGAGAACGTCGTCGAGCAGTCCGCCCGGGCCGGGCGCTGCGGGGCCCTGGTCGGGCGGTGGAGCGTCGGTTGGGGGCCGTGAGGTTTCCTGGACGATCATGGTGATCGTGGAGGCCAACACGCCTTGTCCGGGCATCGGCTGTGGTGCTTCGCCGTGGACGTTTCCGGTGTGCTGAGGAACGACTGTCGGCTTGTTGCCGTGGTCGGTCAGGATCCATGACACGCGGGTCACGACGCGGTGTTGGAGCCACTGGTCGGCTCCGGATGCGTCCGGGCCCACCCACCCGGGGGTTATGCGGATGGCGGTGACTGCCATGGTTCGGCCGAGCTCGATGGTGAGAACCTGGCCGTCGACGCCGCCGCGCACGCAGACCCAGGCTTGGGTGGGGTCACCGCTGGCGACGGCTTGGGCCGCGGTGGATCCGGGTAGGCATCCGGGTGCGCTCGCGGTGAACGGGATGCCTGAGGGGCCTCCGGTGGCACCTGGCGGGGGCGGCGGCGGTTCTGCCGGTGCGGCGGTGATTCTCGTGACCGCCTCGGACTGCTCACCCTCGGTCTCGGGGCCGTTCTTCATGCCGAGCAGGACACTGGTCACGGCGATCGTGGTGACGGCCACGAATGCGACGAATCCGATGGCGAGCGGTTTGTTGAAACGAGGCGCTGGCGCCGGGGCGTCTGCGGTTTCGGCAGTGCCAGACGCGACGTCGTCGTTGCCCGTGTCGTAGATGTCGGTGTCGTCGACGATCGCCACGACTTCGTTATCGCTGTCATTGTCGACGCTGGCGGGTGGGGCGAGCTCGTAGTCGTCGATGTCGTCGGGGTCGGGTGCCGCAGCGGAGCTGTCGTCGTCGGGATCGTCATAGTCCGGCTCGTCGCTGGGTTCGTAATCCTCTGGGTTGTAGTCAGATTCGGTGCCGTACTCGGTGTCATCGGGATCTCTGTCGAGGTCGGCAAGCCACTCCTGGGTTGCCGACCATGCCGGTCCGTCGTGCGTGGCGTTGTCGGGGTGGGTCATCAGACGACCTTTCGCGTGTGAGCGGTTGGTGCGCGGTGAGTGCTGGCCAGGCGGCCCAGCGTGGCGGCGGCCGGCCTGCGGCGGCGCGGGGCCGGCGACAACGAGGGCTGCGGCGGCCTAGCACCGGGGCGCTGGCGGCGCCGATCGAGCAGCCGGTTGGCGAGGATCGCTGTAATCACGAGTGCGGTTGCCACGCCGATAGCAAAGCTGTGTTCGAGGATGTAGGCGACGGCGGTGGCCAGCATTGCCAACCAGAACGCGATGGTGCCGATCGCGACGCCGAGAATCGTTCGCATGGGTTCTCCTAGTGAGTTCACGCTGAGGCTAAGGGGTGGCAATACAGTTTTGCGATAGCTGTCGCTAAACGTGATGAGCAATTGCTACGTTCTGCGTTGTGAGACCAATACCGCAGGACGGGCCGGCCCGGCTGATGTTTTTTATCCAGCGCAGACTGGTGCAGTTGGGCTGGACTCGTGATGACCTCTTCGCTCACGGTGGACCGTCACCGTCGACCCTGTACAAGGCGTCCCGGCTCAACCGTGAAATGGATGAGCGGGTCATGCATCGCCTGGAGCTTGCCGTGGGGTGGGAGGAAGAGTCCTGCAGGATCACCCTTGACGGGGGTGAGCCGACCATTCGACTGTCAGACCAGGTAGAGACAGTGAAAACCCGTGTTGATGCCGCGGTGGCGTTGTCTGAGAGGGCTGCGGTCGGACGTACTGCAGCGGAGTTGCGTGACTTTCTGATGGGTGTCGCTGAACAGCTGCGCGGGTTCTATCCTGATGATCAAGCACACCGTCAGGAGGCCGCTGATGCCGGCGCCCACTGATCGCTTCGACGAAGTCCGACGAAAGTGGATTGCACGGCATCAACACACGTTCATATTTCAGAAAAGACGACACGAAATTCTCGCTCGTCAAATTCGCGACCGCGCACAGGCGAATACCGGTGCGCGGGTTGATCCTGCCGACGATGACATTATCCATCCGATGTGGGCACGGTCTCCAGAAACTATTTATGCGGCGGTTGACTGGGTGATTGTTCTAACCGCCGCGATGTTCGCGCCGATCGGCTGGGCTGTCGGCCGCGGCATCTACTCATTCACGATCCAGCTAATCCCGGAGAACCTGAGGTCGTATCCGATCGCGGCGTTCATGTGGAGTGCGGTGGCGGTCGGCGTGCCACTGCCCCTCATCTACTGGTTGGTCTATTCCGGCAGCGGAACGTTTGCCTCGACGGTGGTTGTGCCATGGATTGTCGCGCAGGTTCCGGCGGCGCTGCTGGCCGCCGGGGTGTACGGAATCTTGGAGGGCTGGTTGGCTGTTGACGGTTCGCGCGACTGGTGGCCGATGCGGCCACCCCAGGACCACGACGAGGTCGACTTCGGCTTCCACACGGAGATCGAGATGTTGCCGAGCGTGTTTCGTACCCGCTCGCGCCAACCAGTAGGCGAGCGCACTCCGATCAAGCGAGATCGCGATGGCCTATAAACCGCCGCCCACGCCGTACTGCGGGTTCGAGTACGACGAAGAGTCCAATCGCCGCAAATTGGCCGAATCGGCTGCCCACGTACTGGTCTCGGCACCCACCGAGAGCGGAAAGACCCGCCGTATCCTTGCTCCCGCCGCCGTGATGTGGACAGGGCCCGCGGTTGTAGTGAGTCCGAAAGACGACCTGATAAAGCTGGTCATGCAGCGACGCTACGGACCGAGCGCGTTGATCGACTTTCGCCCCGACTACGACGCCGACTATCCCGACATTGATCTGCTGTCATTCGACCCCACGAAGCTCATCAGCACACCGGATCAGGCCGTGACGATCGCGAACACGATGATGCAGATGTCGGCTGTCGGCATGGGGTCGGGCGCAGACCAGGTCAGCGACGCCGGTATCTGGGAGTCGAACACTGAGACCCCGCTCGCAGCGATGCTGTACGCGGCCTCGCCGCGTGGAAACAAGGCCGGTATCGGGTGGGTTCTGCTGGCTGTCAACAACACTCGCTTGACAAAGCAGGGCGAGCAGAAGTCGAGCGATCCGGGCTGGGAGCACGCCGCTGACATCGTGGCCGACATTCCGCTGTTCAGAGATGCGCTGATGGCGACGTTGGTGATGGATCCCAAGCAGCGTGACAGCATCGCGTTGACGATGCGCAAGTCGGTGACTCCGTGGATGCGTCTGCAGCTGCGTGGGAATCTCCCTCCGGCGTTCGATGAGTCGATCCTGGAAGATCCGACGTCCACGCTGTATATCCTCACGCCAGCTGAAGGCTCGATCGCCGGTGCCGCGGTGACACTGATCGACCACCTCGTGCGCGTGTGCAGAGCCAAGACCGCACGTAACGAGATGCGGCACCGCCTGCTGGTCGTGATCGACGAAGCTGCAAATACCGCTCCGATGCCGGCACTTCGCCGCTACATCAGTGAGGGCCGAGGGCTCGGTGCGAATCTCGTGCTGGCGGTGCAGGCCAGCTCCCAGTTGGAAACCGTTTACGGCACCGCATATATGAAGGAGCTGCGCGACACCTTCCCGTCGGCGTTGATCATGTTCGGTGCACCGGAGATGGAGATCTTGCAGCGTGCCGAGGAGTGGGAAGGGCAGACCACTCGGCGCCAGGAGACCTTTGATCAAGTTTCCGGTCACAAGACACTGTCCTCGCACCTGGGCAGCACTCTGGACTACCGCCGATTGCTCCCCCCAAACGGCGACCATGCCCGGCTGGTGCGCAAGGGGACAGCTGGCGTGCTCACCGAGATCCCGGAATGGTCGAAGTTCCTCGTGCTCTATGACCGAGCGATCAAGAATGCCTTGGAGGAGCCGGCGTCACGGTCGGGCGACAGTTTCTGGGCTCGACTTGCTGAACGTCATCAACGCGGACTGGCCGCGGCCGGAGCCAGGGCACGATCACGATGAACGGCCAGGAAAGCACGCTGAATGCGCGTCAGGCAGCGTGTCTCGACGTCCTGCGATCCACCAAGGGGTTTCTGAGCACGACCGAGATCCGAGAGCAGGTCAACACGATGGCTGGCGTAGCACTGGTGGCCGAGCAGGTCTACCGCGCCCTGCTGACCCTGGAACGGCGTGGACTGGCCGAGCGAGTTCGGGTTGAGGGGTCGGTCAAAGCGCATTGGGGTCGAGCCGGGCGGACCGTCGACCTTGCGCTCCACGAGAGCAGCTGCAAACCAAGGGAGACTGCATGATGGCGACAAAAACTGCCCGAAAAGTGCCGTGGCTCAGCGGTTTATTGATCGCGCTGTTCGGCGCGGTGTGGATGATCGGGCAGGTTGCTGCCGGAATCGTGGGACTGATCGCGAACCTTCTGTCCGCACCGGTCATCTGACGACCAACCCTCAACAAGAACAGGAGCGCTGGCCATGTCAATGCAATCCATGTTTCAGGTTGCCGGCAGCCGGATTGACGATGTGCACACACCGGCGGCCCAGGAGACTCTTAGTCGAGCGAAAGCTGCCCATTTGCGGCCACTGTGCTTGTGCCAGTCCCCAGGGGTGGAGATGTACATCGCGGCCGCCGGACATGATCTCATCGTCAAGCGAATGCCCGGAACGGCAGTCGCACACGACCATCGGTGTCGATCCTGGCTTCCCCCGGGTGAGCTTTCTGGCTACGGAGCGGTCGCCGAGCAGTCAATCGTCGACAATCCGGCCGATGGCACAACGGCTTTACGGTTGGGTTTTTCACTGTCGAAGTCCGCAAACCGGGCTGCTCCTGAACCCTCCGGTTCCCCGTCAGACACGGTGCAGACCCACGGGAACAAGTTGTCGCTCCTGGCTGTGCTGCACTATTTGTGGGACGAAGCGGAGCTGACGAGTTGGCATGCGCGTTTCGCCGGGCATCGCTCCTGGGCGGTTGTCCACCGACGTCTGCGGGCGGCCGTGGACGGAAAGCTGGTGCGTAAGGATCCACTGACCGCGTCTTTGTTTGTGCCCGAACCATTCTCGGCCGATCACAAGACCGGCATCGAGCAGCGTCGGATTAAGGCGTGGGCTCCAGCTCGACCTCAGCCAGGAAAGGCAACGAAACTGTTGATCGGGGTGGGCGAGATCAAGGCGATCGAGCCGGCCGGCCATGGCTTCAAAATGCAGGTGCGGCACCAGCCTGGACACCCCTGGTTTCTCAATGAAGACCTATACCGCAAGCTCGCTAAACGATTCACTACCGAACTGGAGCTCTGGCAGATGGCCGAAGCTGGCGATGTTCGGCTGTTGGCGATCTGCACCTTCTCGGTCTCTCGGGCGGGATACGCGCACGTCGATCAACTGTCGCTGATGACAACGGATCGCAACTGGCTGCCTTTCACGGGCGACGCTGATCGCACTCTGCTCAGCACCGCGATTAGCGAGGAGCGCTCGTTCCGCAAGATGCTGTCGTATAACGGCAGCGCGGCCCCGATGGCGTCCCTGATTCTCACCGACACCGCTCCGGCGATCGCCGCGTTCATCGACCGTCCTGCCGGCGATGCGGATGGGGACGAGATCTCCCTGATCGCCGGACTGCCGGTATGGAACTGGCGTACGGACGAGGATATGCCGGATTTTCCGTCGCCAATGTCCTGACGACACCAATTACCGAGACTCGGAGGGAGAGAACAACTATGCCGACCGCAGCGCATGGATCACACGTTCTGCACTTGAGCCCTGAACACCGTGATCGAGCTTGGCGCGACAGGTTCAATGCCCGGTGGCACTACGACTATGGCGGGTGGATTCGCACCAGGCCCAGCGACGAGGCGTCGACATTCGCCCTGACCCCAACCGAGCGCTACGGGCCGTTCGCTGAGGATCACTCGTGCCCCTACTGCCTCGTGATGCATTCGCCCAGGCAGTGCCCCGTCCTAAGCGGGGACGCGGGACTGCCCGCCCGCTAGTTGTTCCACCACGTTGGTTACACGACCGGGCAGCTCGTCAGCGTCGCCGACATACCACCGCACGCACTCGGTGAGCTAGTCCGCCATTGACGCGCCTAGCCTGCGTCGTCGCGACCACCCAATATTCTTGAGATTGACCCGAGGAGAAGCGTTGGCAACGCCAACTTTGCGTCCGCCGTTCGCATACTTCGGCGGAAAGCAGAAGATCGCCGGGGCGATCGCCGCGATGCTTCCCGAGCACACCCACTACGTCGAACCGTATGCCGGCGGACTGTCAGTGTTGTTGGCTAAGAAGCCGAGTCGGCTCGAAACGGTTAATGACCTGGACGGTGACATAGTCCACTTCTGGAGGATGCTGCGAGAGCGTCCCGAAGATTTAACACGGCACTGCGCGCTGACCCCTCACTCACGCGCCGAGCGCAAAGCGGCCATGAACCGGCCCGCAGACTTGGATGACCTCGAACGGGCCCGCCGGATCTGGATTTGCCTGGCACAGGGACGCACCGGAACCTTGCTCCCAACCGGCTGGCGTTTCGACGCCGCAGACTTCGCGCACACCTCGATGCCGCGACGCCTTGACGGCTACGTGCGGCGAATGGAGTCCGTTGCCGAGCGGATTCGTTCGGTGTCGCTGGAGTGCCGTGCAGGTCTAGACATGATCGCCGCGTATGGGAAGGGTCGGCGCACGTTGATATATGTGGACCCTCCCTATGTCGGTGATGTCCGAGAACGCAACTACCGCAATGAGATGTTGTCTCCGGCCGAGCATCGGGAGCTGGCCGAGTCCCTGCATTCGTGCGCTGCAACCGTCGTCCTCTCCGGGTACGCGTCCGCGCTCTACGACAACGAGCTGTATGCCGATTGGTACCGAGTTGAACTGACAACCGCGACCAGCCAGGGTGGGGTCTACAAAGGGCGCATCGAAGTGCTCTGGTCCAACCGCCCACTTGCGACCGTCGCCACCGCTGACGTCGACATTTTCAGTCTCCCCGAAGCCACATGTAACGAAATGGAGCCCAGCGAGCCCGCATGTAACGAAACGCGGTGCCCGGTGTGTGAAGGGGTCATTCGACAGGCGCGATCGGGACGCCGCCGCGTTTACTGCTCGCCTGCCTGCCGGGTGCGCGCGCACCGCCGAGCGTCCCTCGCTGGCTGACAGCTGGTCAGGTTGTCGGCCCGGTCCGCAACACTTGCGGGTCAATCGCTCAGTAGGGAGATCTCGCTGACCTGCTCGTTCAGGGGCCGAATGCTATGTCGCGCACAGTTAGTTGTCCGGTGAAGAATGTCATCTGTCAGGCCGCTACGGTGGTCCACCGTGACCGGTGTGGTAATCCTCAGCCCTGATTGCTTGGGGTGGGCACGCACCGCTGGCTTCGTTCATCGCACTGACGACGCCGCCGGCATTGTCGAGCTCAGGTCGGAGGTCGACGCGCCGATTCGATACGTGATCCGCCGGCCGTCGACGGGTCGTGTGGAGCTCGTCGAAGTCGATGAACTGGGCGATGAGCAGTTGGTGCTGTTCGTGGCGGAGATCGAGGTTCTCGAGCGCTACCTGTTCGGAATGTTCGGTGACGATATCCGAGCTGAGGTGGACCTTCCTTTTGTCGAACTCCGTTGGGGCAGAGAATCATTAGCCGCAGGGTATGAACTCGACGATACGAACCCGGGCTACCAGATCCTGACGGCCACCGATCGTGGTCCGGTGGCGGCGGTTCCCCGTTCTGAGGTCGGCCTGCTGGCGTTGGTGCCGCTATCGCATTTCCTCGGCTGGAGTCTGGCAGCATTGAAGCGGTCGTTCCTCGATGAGAACTTCAGGCCGCTGTTGTCGGCGGACGGTAGCTATGCGCAACCGGATCTACGCAAATCCACATAGTTTTGGACCAGGTAGCGCACTGCGAGCTGCTTAGCATTGGTTATGCGGAAGTGCACAGCACCGGTCAAGGGTCACAAGAGTGCTGCCGCGAGAGCGGCTTGCCCGGTGCACGGCACACAGGCATGGCGGGGGAGCGCTCCGAAAGCTCCGGCGCTCACCTCTCGCTCACGAGGCACCGTCCGATCGAGGGGCAGCGCCAACGGTCTCTTGACGGCAGCCGACCAAAGCGCACGCCAGACAGGATCGGTGGCCGGCACGGACTTCCTTGCTTGGCTCTTCTTGGCCTGGCTCGTTGACGACCGCCTCTGGCTTCTGGCCCTGGGCGCGATCGCCATCGGTGTGCCGATCGCGCTGGCGGCGCAGTGGACCTATCAATGTTCGGCATGGATCAACGACGGCAGTGCCCGCTGCCAACGTCTGCGCGCCGGCATCTTCAAGCGCTGCCACAGCCACAACCGAGCGGTGACGACGCAATACGATGTCGCGGCCGCCGCCGCCCTGATCATCGCCGTCATCAACGCACTCATTCTCATCGCCGCCCTACAGCAGTAGAGAGGCCTAGATACGAACGAACCCCCGGGAGGAGCCCGGGGGTCGTCGGCACCTTTTTTCGCAAGACCAGCTGCCTTCCTTCCCCGACGCCCAGACCTGGGGCGGCGGCGACCGCTGGCGCGAGCGGGCCCACTGCGCGGTTGCCAAGTGCCGAGCAAATCCGTTTGGTGGGCCGGTGCGCCATGAACGTTACTGCACGTTTGACGTTTTGACCTAGGCTGCCAGACATCAGATGTCGCTTGCTCCCGGTAAACCCCTGCGCTAGCGCCCGGTACTATGTAATTACCTGACCAAGTGTGGCGGGTCTTCACTCGAAAGTAGCAGGTGAGAGACGGTGACTCAACAGCTTGGACGTCAGGTTCCGTCGCGACGCACCGCGCAAACATTCGCAGGAACTACTGCACACCGCGGCGCTCCCGTGCGCCGGTCCTTCGTGACACGCGAAGGTGAGAGCCAAACCGGGCTCGAAGCGGTGATGCGGGCTGCCCGCGGCGGGGCTGGCGGTGGACGTGGCGGCCGGACCCGGCTGGCGCTGCTGCTGAGCCTGTGGTGGGTCAACTCTCTGCCGCCCTACTCGTCGCAGAGGCCGGCGAGCTGGTGGGCCGAACTGATCGGCTTGGACGATCCGGTGAAGGGCCCTCGTACCGTCACGGCCAACTTTCAGGAGCTCGCACGGCGGGGTTTCATCGCGATCGAGCCCGGTCAGCCCGGTATGGCCAACGTGGTGACCCTGCTCGATGACCTCGCCCGGCCTGGAGAACCGTATCTGCGGCCCGACGGCAAGAGCGGATCGTATTTTCGGGTGCCCGACCGACTGTGGACTACCGGTGCGATCGCCAGGCTCAGTGGCCCGGGCCTGGCGATGTACCTGATCGTGTTGTCGTATCACCATCGCCCGGCAGGGGTCGAACACCCACCGGGCGAGGGGGTCCGCACACCGGCGGCTCCTCCGGTGTGGTTTTCCCCCAAGGGGTTCAGCGAGCGGCATGGACTGTCTGAAGACACCCGGTTGGCGGGGATCCGAGATCTCCGCGACGCGGGCATGATCGAGGTCGAGACCGAGCACATCGATATCCAGAATCAGTCAGGGTCGGGACATCGCCGATTCCGTCGACAGATGTTGACCCTGCACCCTCTCTACGTGCCGCCGCTGCCCGGTCGGGTCCCGTCCAGTAACCCGGCCGCGGCCGCGATGTGAGGGAACCGGGCCGCAGTCGTCGACGTCTAAACGGTTATGGACTTCGAGGAACGGCTCGCGCTGATCAGTGAAGGTGTGGATCCCGATGATCCGGCAGTGATGACGGCACTCGACATGGTCCGTTGGGAGCTACAGCTGTTGGGCACCGATTAGAGGTCGAGGCCGACGTCAGTGCCGCGGCTGCGATCGCGGTCGGCGTCGAGGGCGCGGGCCCGGTAGTGGGTGATGTCGTGGTAGGTACGGCCCAGCTCGTCGCGGCGATTGAGCAGGTCGGAGGCCTCCTGCGCCGCCTCACCGGCGGCGGTGGTGCTGGCGAGGTGGTGTTCGACGCGGTCGATGGCGGTACGCGCGGGACGCTCGGCCGGGTCCGCAAGCCGGTGTGACCACGGCAGGTGGTTGTTGAGCATGTCGGTGAGACTGGCTTCGCGCTGGTTGTCGGCGTTGGTGACCAGGAGCAGTTTGGCGTTGGCGTCACCGGCAGCCTTCGTGAGGGCCTGCAGCTGGCGGGGGTTGAGTTGGTCGGCGTCGTCGACGACGAGCAGGGTGCCGGTGGGCAGTTTCCATTGCCCGTTGTCGAGCCGCTCGATCGCTTGGTCGGGGTTGGCGGTGGTGTCGGCGTAGCGGTGTTGTCCGGCATAGGTTTCGGCATCCTGGGTGGCCGGGATGGCCAGGATGCGGTGCTGGTTGCGTAGTGCGGTCGTGGCCAGGGCGCCGAGGACTGCCGACTTGTCGGCGTTGGCGCCCAGGTGGAGGGGTTGGACGGTTTGCGCGCTGCCTGCGATGTCGGTGACGGCCGCGGCGGCCGGTTGGTCGAGCTGGTCGAGGTCGGCTTCGCGCGTGGCGTACATGGCGGCGGGGCTGCGGACGCCGGCCTCGTCGAGCATGTCGACTTCGCGGCGCAGTGCGGGAAGGTCAGCGACAAG includes these proteins:
- a CDS encoding type IV secretory system conjugative DNA transfer family protein, yielding MAYKPPPTPYCGFEYDEESNRRKLAESAAHVLVSAPTESGKTRRILAPAAVMWTGPAVVVSPKDDLIKLVMQRRYGPSALIDFRPDYDADYPDIDLLSFDPTKLISTPDQAVTIANTMMQMSAVGMGSGADQVSDAGIWESNTETPLAAMLYAASPRGNKAGIGWVLLAVNNTRLTKQGEQKSSDPGWEHAADIVADIPLFRDALMATLVMDPKQRDSIALTMRKSVTPWMRLQLRGNLPPAFDESILEDPTSTLYILTPAEGSIAGAAVTLIDHLVRVCRAKTARNEMRHRLLVVIDEAANTAPMPALRRYISEGRGLGANLVLAVQASSQLETVYGTAYMKELRDTFPSALIMFGAPEMEILQRAEEWEGQTTRRQETFDQVSGHKTLSSHLGSTLDYRRLLPPNGDHARLVRKGTAGVLTEIPEWSKFLVLYDRAIKNALEEPASRSGDSFWARLAERHQRGLAAAGARARSR
- a CDS encoding DUF1173 family protein, whose amino-acid sequence is MFQVAGSRIDDVHTPAAQETLSRAKAAHLRPLCLCQSPGVEMYIAAAGHDLIVKRMPGTAVAHDHRCRSWLPPGELSGYGAVAEQSIVDNPADGTTALRLGFSLSKSANRAAPEPSGSPSDTVQTHGNKLSLLAVLHYLWDEAELTSWHARFAGHRSWAVVHRRLRAAVDGKLVRKDPLTASLFVPEPFSADHKTGIEQRRIKAWAPARPQPGKATKLLIGVGEIKAIEPAGHGFKMQVRHQPGHPWFLNEDLYRKLAKRFTTELELWQMAEAGDVRLLAICTFSVSRAGYAHVDQLSLMTTDRNWLPFTGDADRTLLSTAISEERSFRKMLSYNGSAAPMASLILTDTAPAIAAFIDRPAGDADGDEISLIAGLPVWNWRTDEDMPDFPSPMS
- a CDS encoding DNA adenine methylase; amino-acid sequence: MATPTLRPPFAYFGGKQKIAGAIAAMLPEHTHYVEPYAGGLSVLLAKKPSRLETVNDLDGDIVHFWRMLRERPEDLTRHCALTPHSRAERKAAMNRPADLDDLERARRIWICLAQGRTGTLLPTGWRFDAADFAHTSMPRRLDGYVRRMESVAERIRSVSLECRAGLDMIAAYGKGRRTLIYVDPPYVGDVRERNYRNEMLSPAEHRELAESLHSCAATVVLSGYASALYDNELYADWYRVELTTATSQGGVYKGRIEVLWSNRPLATVATADVDIFSLPEATCNEMEPSEPACNETRCPVCEGVIRQARSGRRRVYCSPACRVRAHRRASLAG
- a CDS encoding Imm61 family immunity protein → MTGVVILSPDCLGWARTAGFVHRTDDAAGIVELRSEVDAPIRYVIRRPSTGRVELVEVDELGDEQLVLFVAEIEVLERYLFGMFGDDIRAEVDLPFVELRWGRESLAAGYELDDTNPGYQILTATDRGPVAAVPRSEVGLLALVPLSHFLGWSLAALKRSFLDENFRPLLSADGSYAQPDLRKST
- a CDS encoding AAA family ATPase codes for the protein VNELQHAILHSGGGPAEQALATELAELVRRRDEQRPYAHAYTHAHADWVRSEHTSETHHRLLATIDEQITAAQRDNKTELAAVLTEHRAELARHTQAVAVALADAAHQRDTAQEALMNIAGGPSGVVTEHDIQQRRSAAMRADAEQLRQARIEATDLDNQLMRAELAAARVFGTRPGVDYDLVADLPALRREVDMLDEAGVRSPAAMYATREADLDQLDQPAAAAVTDIAGSAQTVQPLHLGANADKSAVLGALATTALRNQHRILAIPATQDAETYAGQHRYADTTANPDQAIERLDNGQWKLPTGTLLVVDDADQLNPRQLQALTKAAGDANAKLLLVTNADNQREASLTDMLNNHLPWSHRLADPAERPARTAIDRVEHHLASTTAAGEAAQEASDLLNRRDELGRTYHDITHYRARALDADRDRSRGTDVGLDL